A part of Miscanthus floridulus cultivar M001 chromosome 6, ASM1932011v1, whole genome shotgun sequence genomic DNA contains:
- the LOC136456186 gene encoding probable V-type proton ATPase subunit d, translated as MYGWEMLSFNIHDGFLEAIVRGNRSGLLTAADYNNLCQCETLDDIKMHLTATEYGPYLQNEPSPLHTTTIVEKCTLKLVDEYKHMLCQATEPLSTFLQYITYGHMIDNVVLIVTGTLHERDVNELLEKCHPLGMFDSIASLAVAQNMRELYRLVLVDTPLAPYFSECITSEDLDDMNIEIMRNTLYKAYLEDFYKFCQKLGGATAEIMCDLLSFEADRRAVNITINSIGTELTRDDRRKLYSNFGLLYPYGHEELAVCEDVDQVRGAMEKYPPYQSIFSRISYGESQMLDKAFYEEEVKRLCLSFEQQFHYAVFFAYIRLCEQEIRNLMWISECVAQNQKSRVHDSVVFIF; from the exons ATGTACGGGTGGGAGATGCTGTCGTTCAACATACACGATGGGTTCCTGGAGGCCATCGTGCGGGGCAACCGCTCGGGCCTCCTCACCGCCGCCGACTACAACAATCTCTGCCAGTGCGAGACCCTCGACGACATTAAGATGCACCTCACCGCCACCGAGTACGGGCCCTACCTCCAGAACG AACCTTCACCCTTGCACACAACGACAATTGTGGAGAAGTGCACTCTTAAACTGGTCGATGAGTACAAGCACATGCTGTGCCAGGCCACTGAACCACTATCTACGTTCTTGCAGTATATAAC TTATGGCCACATGATTGACAATGTTGTCCTTATTGTAACTGGGACACTACATGAGAGAGATGTTAATGAACTTTTGGAGAAATGCCACCCATTGGGCATGTTTGACAG CATTGCATCACTTGCTGTTGCTCAAAACATGCGTGAGCTTTATAGACTGGTTCTAGTCGATACACCACTGGCCCCTTACTTCTCAGAGTGCATTACATCTGAG GATTTGGATGACATGAATATTGAGATTATGAGGAACACTCTCTACAAAGCATATCTTGAGGACTTTTACAAATTTTGCCAG AAACTAGGTGGTGCAACAGCTGAGATCATGTGTGATCTCCTTTCATTTGAAGCTGACAGAAGGGCTGTTAACATTACTATAAATAG TATTGGTACTGAGCTGACAAGAGATGACCGCAGGAAGCTGTACTCCAACTTTGGTTTATT GTACCCATATGGTCACGAAGAACTGGCCGTTTGTGAAGATGTTGACCAG GTCCGTGGTGCAATGGAGAAGTACCCACCATACCAGTCTATATTTTCCAGGATTTCATATGGAGAAAGCCAGATGTTGGATAAGGCATTTTATGAGGAGGAAGTCAAGAGGCTATGCTTGTCCTTTGAGCAGcag TTCCACTACGCTGTTTTCTTCGCTTACATCAGGCTCTGTGAGCAAGAGATCAGGAACCTGATGTGGATCTCTGAATGTGTCGCTCAGAACCAGAAGTCCCGGGTCCATGACAGTGTCGTGTTCATCTTCTGA